The following proteins are encoded in a genomic region of Nitrospiraceae bacterium:
- a CDS encoding GDP-mannose 4,6-dehydratase, producing MKVLITGISGMVGSHLAEYILADHPEVDLHGLIRWRTPLDHLLAIKDRIALHYGDLRDLNSLIVVIKKIQPDWIFHLAAQSFVTTSFDAPVDTLSTNVLGTTNLLDALRITGVDAKVHVCSSSEVYGQVMADEVPITEANPFRPASPYAVSKVGEDMIAFQYYLSYGIRTVRTRMFTHTGPRRGDVFAESAYAKQIVEVEYGLRKNPIRVGNLDSIRTFADVRDAVRAYWVLMEKCPAGEVYNIGGNRTMTLRDMLEILKGMATCRIEHVVDPALLRPSDVTLQIPDTSKFKAATGWEPRIPFEETLQGILAFYRRRYHKRSKAA from the coding sequence ATGAAAGTGCTCATTACGGGAATTTCAGGAATGGTGGGCAGTCACTTAGCGGAGTATATCCTTGCGGATCACCCGGAGGTAGACCTTCATGGACTCATTCGATGGCGAACACCTCTTGATCATCTTCTGGCCATCAAAGATCGCATTGCCCTGCATTATGGTGATCTTCGGGACTTGAACTCACTTATTGTCGTGATCAAAAAAATCCAACCTGATTGGATCTTTCATTTGGCGGCACAATCCTTTGTCACGACAAGTTTTGACGCGCCGGTCGACACGCTGTCCACCAATGTGCTCGGGACAACCAATTTGCTCGATGCGCTCCGCATTACCGGAGTCGATGCCAAGGTGCATGTCTGCAGTTCCTCGGAAGTCTACGGACAAGTCATGGCAGATGAAGTCCCCATTACTGAGGCTAATCCCTTTCGTCCGGCCAGCCCGTATGCGGTATCCAAAGTCGGGGAAGACATGATTGCCTTTCAATATTATTTGTCCTATGGCATTCGAACCGTCCGTACCAGGATGTTTACCCATACCGGCCCACGGCGAGGGGATGTCTTTGCGGAAAGTGCCTATGCCAAGCAAATTGTGGAGGTGGAGTATGGGCTTCGGAAAAATCCGATTCGGGTCGGAAATTTGGACAGTATTCGGACATTCGCAGATGTTCGCGATGCCGTCCGGGCTTACTGGGTGCTGATGGAAAAGTGTCCAGCCGGGGAAGTTTATAATATCGGCGGGAACCGTACGATGACACTGCGGGACATGCTTGAGATTCTTAAAGGCATGGCCACCTGTCGCATCGAGCATGTGGTGGATCCCGCATTGTTGCGACCGTCGGATGTCACCCTGCAGATTCCCGATACGTCAAAGTTCAAAGCGGCGACGGGGTGGGAACCACGCATCCCCTTTGAAGAAACCTTACAAGGTATTCTGGCGTTTTATCGAAGGCGATACCACAAGAGGAGCAAAGCAGCGTGA
- a CDS encoding alpha-ketoacid dehydrogenase subunit beta, whose amino-acid sequence MLCNAADTSPVNGQAASGPRAEAGTEIMSYRDALHWAMQDALQRHDSVLILGQGVDDHKGIFGSTTGLSQTFGADRVMDTPLAEEGMTGVAIGAALNGLYPIQTHIRADFSLLAMNQIINLAAKYKYMFGGRFDVPMLIRMIVGRSWGQGAQHSQSLQSLFAHIPGLQVVMPSSSQSILDTYPAVIDHYRGPVISFEHRLMYDLQFYVAPLTTRQNTEPFGSRLVRSGKEVTIVATSIMVLEAMRAAEHLALVSDIQCEVIDLHCVSSPDWDLIMHSVEKTGRLVVADTSWREYGVCAEVCRAVAERNPGCLKAPVVTLGMQPAPCPTAKCLEDLFYPDLRQLVDALAVLVTGKESHGLPLPDTQSMADVYKRFKGPF is encoded by the coding sequence ATGTTGTGTAATGCGGCGGACACATCCCCTGTAAACGGCCAGGCAGCCTCGGGTCCTCGTGCCGAGGCAGGCACGGAGATCATGAGCTATCGGGACGCGCTGCATTGGGCCATGCAAGACGCCTTACAGCGGCATGATTCCGTTCTGATTCTGGGACAGGGGGTGGACGACCACAAAGGGATATTTGGTTCCACCACAGGATTGAGTCAAACGTTTGGTGCGGATCGAGTGATGGATACGCCGCTTGCCGAAGAAGGCATGACCGGGGTAGCCATTGGGGCTGCGTTAAATGGGCTCTATCCGATTCAGACCCATATTCGTGCCGATTTTTCCCTATTAGCCATGAATCAGATTATTAATTTAGCCGCGAAATACAAATATATGTTCGGTGGCCGGTTTGACGTGCCCATGTTGATTCGCATGATCGTGGGGCGAAGTTGGGGGCAAGGGGCGCAACATTCACAAAGCCTCCAATCTCTTTTTGCGCATATCCCCGGATTGCAGGTTGTGATGCCCTCGAGTTCGCAATCGATTCTCGACACCTATCCGGCGGTGATTGATCACTACCGGGGGCCCGTCATCTCATTCGAGCATCGGTTGATGTACGATCTGCAATTTTATGTGGCTCCTCTAACCACCAGACAGAATACGGAGCCCTTTGGGTCACGGTTGGTGCGATCAGGCAAGGAGGTCACCATTGTGGCCACCTCCATCATGGTGTTGGAAGCCATGAGAGCAGCAGAACACTTGGCCCTGGTGTCCGATATTCAATGCGAGGTGATTGATTTACATTGCGTGTCCAGTCCTGACTGGGATTTGATCATGCACAGTGTTGAAAAAACGGGTCGGTTGGTCGTGGCGGATACCAGTTGGCGGGAATACGGTGTATGCGCGGAGGTGTGCCGTGCGGTCGCTGAAAGGAATCCCGGATGTTTGAAGGCACCGGTGGTGACCTTGGGTATGCAGCCCGCTCCCTGTCCTACGGCCAAGTGTTTGGAAGATCTTTTTTATCCTGATTTGCGCCAATTAGTGGATGCGTTGGCAGTCCTTGTCACCGGGAAAGAGAGTCATGGGTTGCCCTTGCCCGATACCCAATCCATGGCTGATGTGTATAAACGGTTCAAAGGCCCTTTTTAA
- a CDS encoding diguanylate cyclase yields MRILVVDDDPLTLHMVVYRLRQWGHDVISCTDGDSAWKVLERGSVPNVAIVDWIMPGINGPELCQKIRGRTDCPYVYIVMLTGRNNPEDLIAGLDAGADDYLTKPFHLGELDARLRAGKRIVDLQNELISARETLRIQAMQDPLTQILNHGAIVDSLLREIDRAHREQQPLSLILADLDGFKNVNDSYGHVAGDQVLVEVARRMRFCLRSYDAIGRYGGEEFLMVLPNSDAAQAVRLAERIRVAISQKPFRVHNTDLTVTVSQGVTTWTDPCPIPIEQLIQSADGVLYLVKNSGRNGVEFAQFHGHADEAFSRLSSSPTSMKP; encoded by the coding sequence ATGCGAATCCTTGTTGTTGATGATGATCCCCTCACATTGCATATGGTGGTGTATCGATTACGGCAATGGGGACATGATGTTATTTCCTGCACCGACGGAGATTCAGCATGGAAGGTGCTGGAACGAGGATCTGTGCCGAATGTAGCGATTGTGGATTGGATCATGCCGGGGATCAATGGTCCTGAACTGTGTCAAAAAATCCGCGGAAGGACCGATTGTCCCTATGTGTATATTGTCATGTTGACAGGGAGGAACAATCCTGAGGACCTCATTGCCGGATTGGACGCGGGAGCGGATGATTATCTCACGAAGCCTTTCCATTTAGGGGAATTGGATGCACGGTTACGAGCGGGAAAACGCATTGTCGATTTGCAAAATGAATTGATTTCGGCTCGAGAAACTCTTCGGATCCAGGCGATGCAAGATCCCTTGACGCAAATCCTGAATCATGGCGCCATTGTGGATTCCTTGTTACGGGAAATTGATCGAGCCCATCGGGAACAGCAACCCTTGAGTCTCATTCTGGCTGATTTGGATGGATTTAAGAATGTGAATGATTCCTATGGGCATGTTGCGGGCGATCAGGTGCTGGTTGAGGTTGCCAGGCGGATGCGTTTTTGTTTGCGTTCTTATGATGCCATTGGCCGATATGGCGGAGAGGAATTTCTCATGGTGTTGCCCAATAGTGATGCGGCCCAGGCCGTGCGGCTTGCCGAACGGATTCGGGTGGCGATTTCCCAGAAACCCTTCCGCGTTCATAATACTGATTTAACGGTGACAGTCAGTCAGGGGGTCACCACGTGGACCGATCCCTGTCCAATTCCGATTGAACAATTAATTCAATCCGCAGACGGTGTCCTCTATTTAGTTAAAAATAGCGGTCGGAACGGCGTGGAATTTGCGCAATTTCATGGGCATGCGGATGAGGCCTTTTCGCGCCTCTCGAGCTCCCCAACTTCAATGAAACCATAA
- a CDS encoding thiamine pyrophosphate-dependent dehydrogenase E1 component subunit alpha translates to MENSQKFCELFFQALRIRLVEERIIELYPSDGIQSPVHLSIGQEAVAVGACRDLKNTDLVFCTYRSHAFYLAKGGSLAEMFAELYGKVTGCARGKAGSMHLAAPEVGLMGASAVVASTIPHAVGAALAAKRLGHDQVVVGVFGDGATEEGVYHESLNFAVLHRLPVIFLCENNGLAVHSCQKSRQGYDILDHARSYGLPVYHIAEGYDFVKVADTMSDIIQRVRLTREPVFVEVRTYRYKEHVGPGEDFMCGYRQPDEWLAWKRQDPLEQYRNLVETIRPAILKEIDEAVHFAMSSPFPSEEELLRDVV, encoded by the coding sequence ATGGAAAATTCTCAGAAATTTTGTGAATTGTTCTTTCAGGCGCTTCGTATACGCCTGGTGGAAGAACGGATCATCGAATTATATCCTAGCGATGGTATTCAAAGTCCGGTGCATTTGTCGATTGGACAGGAGGCTGTTGCTGTAGGGGCATGTCGGGATTTGAAAAACACAGATCTGGTCTTTTGTACCTACCGTAGCCATGCTTTTTATCTGGCTAAAGGAGGAAGTTTGGCGGAAATGTTTGCCGAACTGTATGGAAAAGTTACCGGGTGTGCCCGAGGAAAGGCCGGTTCGATGCATTTAGCGGCACCTGAGGTAGGGTTGATGGGTGCCTCGGCCGTGGTGGCCAGTACCATTCCCCATGCCGTGGGAGCGGCACTGGCGGCAAAACGGTTGGGCCATGATCAGGTGGTAGTTGGTGTGTTTGGAGACGGAGCCACGGAAGAAGGCGTCTACCACGAATCATTGAATTTCGCGGTTCTTCATCGCTTGCCCGTAATATTTCTGTGTGAGAATAACGGATTAGCCGTGCATTCATGCCAAAAATCCAGACAGGGGTACGATATTCTTGACCATGCACGTTCATATGGTCTTCCGGTGTACCACATTGCCGAGGGATATGATTTTGTGAAGGTGGCGGACACGATGTCAGACATTATTCAACGTGTTCGGTTAACCCGAGAACCGGTATTTGTGGAGGTTCGGACCTATCGGTACAAAGAGCATGTCGGGCCTGGCGAAGATTTCATGTGTGGCTATCGTCAACCTGACGAGTGGTTGGCTTGGAAACGACAGGATCCTCTCGAACAGTATCGGAACCTGGTGGAAACGATTCGTCCAGCCATCCTTAAAGAAATTGACGAAGCGGTACATTTTGCCATGAGCAGTCCATTTCCCTCAGAGGAGGAATTACTTCGCGATGTTGTGTAA
- the csrA gene encoding carbon storage regulator CsrA translates to MLILTRKIDEAIRVGDDIRIVLVQIKGGQVRLGIECPSHVRVLREELYEAVRQENLNAVSSDPKHLAHLPRPKRPQGKPSE, encoded by the coding sequence ATGCTCATACTCACCAGAAAAATTGATGAAGCCATTCGTGTAGGAGACGACATTCGCATTGTCCTTGTCCAAATTAAAGGAGGACAAGTGCGACTCGGGATTGAATGTCCGTCGCATGTTCGCGTACTTCGTGAAGAATTATATGAAGCCGTCCGTCAAGAAAATCTTAATGCCGTATCCTCGGATCCGAAGCATTTGGCTCACCTACCCCGACCGAAAAGGCCGCAGGGTAAACCTTCCGAATAA
- a CDS encoding kinase yields the protein MIISRTPYRLSFFGGGTDYPQWYLREEGAVLSTTIDKYCYVSCRYLPPFFNIKHRIVWSHIETVSTIGEILHPAVREGLRFLGFDDSQGVEIQHQGDLPARSGIGSSSSFSVGLVKALTGLKGEMLGKMDLARQAFTLEQDILKETVGSQDQVAAAFGGFNVIRFLRDGQIQVEPLTLSLGRLAELEQNLVLLYTGTSRLGSDIAKSVTKNFSLRSAELKSMRVMVDRGLGILSGTSSLEEFGKLLHESWMLKRELSHDISNSTIDEIYRNALDNGAIGGKLSGAGGSGFMLFYVPIAKQPHFLSAMHPYICVPFSFSQSGSSIIYYDGPDRRVSVGFPPEGEGVRKERERRRLPALKNPKKAKEKILVGHRS from the coding sequence GTGATTATCTCTCGAACCCCCTACCGGTTGTCGTTTTTCGGAGGAGGCACGGACTATCCTCAATGGTATCTTCGGGAAGAGGGTGCTGTTCTTTCCACCACAATTGACAAGTATTGCTATGTGAGTTGTCGATACCTTCCTCCATTTTTCAATATTAAACACCGGATTGTCTGGTCACATATTGAAACGGTATCGACTATTGGAGAAATTCTTCATCCTGCCGTTCGAGAAGGCCTGCGGTTTTTAGGTTTTGATGATTCCCAGGGAGTGGAAATTCAACATCAGGGGGATCTTCCGGCCCGGTCAGGCATTGGGTCCAGCTCTTCATTTTCGGTTGGTCTGGTGAAAGCTCTCACTGGGCTGAAGGGTGAAATGTTGGGGAAAATGGATCTGGCCCGCCAGGCGTTCACGTTAGAGCAAGATATCTTAAAAGAAACAGTTGGGTCCCAGGATCAAGTCGCAGCCGCCTTCGGTGGATTTAATGTTATTCGTTTCCTGCGAGACGGTCAGATTCAAGTCGAACCGCTCACGTTATCATTGGGGCGTTTGGCTGAACTGGAGCAAAATCTCGTTCTACTGTATACCGGCACCAGTCGCCTGGGTTCAGACATTGCAAAAAGTGTCACCAAGAACTTTTCTCTCAGATCCGCCGAACTCAAAAGCATGCGTGTAATGGTGGATAGAGGCTTGGGTATTTTAAGTGGAACGAGTTCGCTGGAGGAGTTCGGCAAATTGCTGCATGAAAGCTGGATGCTGAAGCGGGAACTTTCCCACGACATTTCCAATTCCACCATTGATGAAATTTATAGAAATGCCCTGGACAATGGGGCGATTGGTGGAAAGCTTTCCGGGGCAGGAGGCAGTGGGTTTATGTTGTTCTATGTTCCGATTGCCAAGCAGCCACATTTTCTTTCAGCGATGCATCCCTATATTTGTGTGCCGTTTTCTTTTTCACAATCAGGAAGCAGCATAATTTACTATGATGGACCTGATAGAAGGGTATCGGTCGGATTTCCTCCCGAGGGAGAAGGTGTCCGGAAGGAAAGGGAAAGAAGACGGCTTCCCGCTCTCAAGAACCCTAAAAAGGCAAAGGAAAAAATTCTTGTTGGGCACCGATCCTGA
- the fliW gene encoding flagellar assembly protein FliW: MKIQTSRFGMLDVSDDTLLTFPFGLVGFPAFRRYVVLDPPEGDDYRWFQSVDEPSLAFVIMDVHLLQPDFRTNLSEEGLAELGMTPTDSISIMAVVTIPSDQPDQATANLRAPLVVNERTRHGKQLILHESIPLRYPLFQDSTQCQSFSETAIEAASV, encoded by the coding sequence ATGAAAATTCAGACTAGTCGGTTCGGTATGCTGGACGTGTCCGATGACACGCTTTTAACGTTCCCATTTGGCCTCGTAGGGTTTCCAGCTTTCCGACGGTATGTGGTGCTCGATCCGCCAGAGGGTGACGATTATCGGTGGTTCCAATCCGTGGATGAACCAAGCTTAGCTTTTGTGATTATGGATGTGCATCTTTTGCAGCCGGATTTTCGTACCAATCTATCCGAAGAAGGATTGGCGGAACTCGGCATGACTCCGACCGATTCCATTTCAATCATGGCCGTCGTCACGATCCCCTCCGACCAGCCCGATCAGGCCACTGCGAATCTTCGTGCCCCTCTGGTCGTGAACGAACGAACACGACACGGGAAACAACTGATTCTCCATGAATCAATCCCTTTACGCTATCCATTATTTCAAGATTCGACTCAGTGCCAGTCTTTTTCTGAGACGGCGATAGAGGCCGCATCGGTGTAA
- a CDS encoding transketolase → MNVQALEYKAAELRLHILRTALKAGKGHVPPAFSWVEIGVALFYGGHLNLRPHDPKWENRDRFILSKGHGCLTLYAMLADLGFFPKTELENFCGPGSLLAGHPDIQIPGVEGISGSLGHGLGLSAGLALGAKLHSCPWKVVTVMGDGECQEGSVWEAAMFASHHQLHNLVAIIDRNGLGATNYTEKNVALEPFVSKWEAFGWEVVSINGHSFEELDKVLGCYRQTHSLKPLMILAQTVKGKGLSFMEASVDWHHRIPKGEEVEEAMRQLMGAISSSGSMSGMEMAHGA, encoded by the coding sequence ATGAACGTTCAGGCCCTTGAATACAAAGCCGCAGAGCTGAGACTCCATATTCTCAGGACTGCTTTAAAAGCCGGGAAAGGCCATGTTCCCCCGGCATTCTCCTGGGTGGAAATTGGTGTGGCGTTGTTTTACGGGGGACACTTGAACCTTCGGCCCCATGATCCAAAATGGGAAAATCGGGATCGATTCATTCTCAGTAAGGGCCATGGATGTTTGACTTTGTATGCGATGCTGGCCGATTTGGGGTTTTTTCCAAAAACCGAATTAGAAAATTTTTGCGGTCCGGGAAGTCTCCTGGCCGGTCACCCTGATATACAAATTCCGGGAGTGGAGGGGATTTCGGGCTCACTCGGGCATGGGCTAGGCCTAAGTGCTGGATTGGCCTTGGGAGCTAAACTTCATTCATGCCCTTGGAAAGTCGTAACGGTCATGGGGGATGGGGAATGTCAAGAGGGATCAGTATGGGAAGCGGCGATGTTTGCGAGCCATCACCAACTTCATAACCTGGTAGCGATCATTGATCGGAATGGGTTAGGTGCGACCAACTATACTGAAAAAAATGTGGCCCTAGAGCCCTTTGTCAGCAAATGGGAGGCTTTTGGATGGGAGGTGGTGTCCATCAATGGGCATTCCTTTGAAGAATTAGACAAGGTCTTGGGCTGCTATCGTCAAACGCATTCGCTGAAACCTCTGATGATTTTGGCTCAAACGGTAAAGGGAAAAGGGTTGTCATTTATGGAGGCTTCCGTCGATTGGCATCACCGGATTCCGAAGGGTGAAGAAGTGGAAGAGGCCATGCGGCAGCTAATGGGTGCAATTTCTTCATCGGGATCGATGTCTGGCATGGAGATGGCTCATGGGGCATGA
- a CDS encoding NUDIX hydrolase → MRRNTIECPAGSIEDGESPEEAAARELYEETRYRAGTLRLLGSGHIMMNRYNAKDFLFMAQDCEVLSQTPEVPDQNVLLVSPQEFKRLVTSGDFEHIPALSLFSLVEWQFGLRLVV, encoded by the coding sequence TTGCGCAGGAACACCATTGAATGTCCTGCTGGGAGTATTGAGGACGGTGAATCTCCCGAAGAGGCTGCGGCGCGTGAACTCTATGAAGAAACGCGATATCGAGCCGGAACCCTTCGTTTGTTAGGGAGCGGACATATCATGATGAATCGGTACAATGCGAAAGATTTTTTATTCATGGCTCAAGATTGCGAGGTGCTTTCCCAAACTCCCGAAGTTCCGGACCAAAACGTGCTTCTGGTTTCACCCCAGGAGTTTAAAAGGCTCGTGACCTCGGGAGATTTTGAGCATATTCCTGCGTTATCTCTTTTCAGCCTTGTTGAGTGGCAATTCGGTTTGCGTTTGGTGGTATGA
- a CDS encoding response regulator, translating into MASILVINDDPVQLHLLASWLEKDYFAVNRFVCSEEAWRWLQEGNVPDVIVLDLHMPGISGWRFCELLHSFFGSTQAVPPVLAVSATYTGIDAQDILKDLGASAFLALPTDSQRFRQQVRQLVESPPSPQRPQIWIVSANNSAIQGIHRIFVERGWRVVEWEAGKQVQVSVNLVDPDIILIDDPLPDTTSEEFGMWCKSQFPQAMCIVLGHESMAGRSLPEGMHVDAYLPKACDPFHIISLCEKGRWERAFSRVEHLLDIRTDDLRESEAQFRELFETLPDILVIYDHRGIVTHVNSLGAQQLGYRPTVLIGKAFSLIKPESADAESSPTPENSARGGRRWEETFLRQKNGSNLPVEMLERMVQFQGQRQTLFIARDLTARKHMEEEKFALEHQLRQVQKMEAIGRLASGVAHDMNNTLTAIMAHASLLKIQDKVGTPLWTASDVIEKAVRRGKELTSQLLGYARQGKHHHVEVDTHEVIQEVMCLLGRTIHKMITFRTDLSATRPHVVGDPNQLYQILMNLGVNACDAMGECGELLVQTSNETVTPEYAARVPGLCAGDYVLIRVTDTGTGMSLETQRHIFEPFFTTKEQGRGTGMGLAMVYGIVKNHHGYIGVTSSPGCGTTMRVYLPDVRCATFKTRSDQKTEPSHGTGHILVVDDEKDVGEAAQAILEYLGYQVTVVLNGREAVDICQDLMNPVDVVLLDMVMPVMSGAACFEALRRIRPDLKVILCTGYDRNHAVQDLFNQGVIGFIQKPYDVDELAHACQVVLKKGNRVEPCGTGKTC; encoded by the coding sequence ATGGCCTCCATCCTTGTGATTAATGATGATCCGGTCCAACTCCATCTCCTTGCGAGTTGGCTTGAGAAGGATTACTTTGCGGTCAATCGTTTTGTCTGTTCTGAAGAGGCCTGGCGGTGGCTCCAAGAAGGTAATGTGCCGGATGTCATTGTTCTTGATCTTCATATGCCGGGAATTAGCGGATGGCGTTTTTGCGAATTATTGCATTCGTTCTTTGGGTCGACGCAGGCCGTGCCTCCTGTCCTTGCCGTTTCGGCCACGTATACCGGAATCGATGCTCAGGACATTTTAAAAGATCTTGGGGCCTCGGCATTTCTCGCCCTTCCGACAGATTCGCAACGCTTTCGTCAACAGGTACGCCAACTGGTAGAAAGTCCTCCAAGTCCCCAGCGTCCACAAATCTGGATCGTTTCGGCTAACAATTCGGCCATTCAAGGGATTCATCGCATCTTCGTTGAACGGGGGTGGCGCGTGGTGGAATGGGAAGCGGGAAAGCAGGTTCAGGTGTCGGTGAATCTTGTGGACCCGGATATTATCCTCATTGACGATCCTCTGCCGGATACGACAAGCGAAGAGTTCGGGATGTGGTGTAAAAGCCAATTTCCTCAGGCGATGTGTATTGTCCTTGGACACGAATCTATGGCAGGAAGATCCCTTCCTGAGGGAATGCATGTAGATGCGTATCTACCAAAAGCGTGCGATCCATTCCATATCATTTCATTGTGTGAAAAAGGACGTTGGGAGCGCGCATTCTCTCGAGTGGAGCATTTACTGGATATCCGCACCGACGACCTACGCGAATCTGAAGCTCAATTCAGGGAGCTCTTCGAAACCCTTCCGGATATATTGGTAATTTATGATCATCGAGGAATCGTCACCCACGTCAATTCCCTTGGAGCACAACAATTAGGGTATCGCCCGACTGTCTTGATTGGGAAAGCCTTTTCGTTAATCAAACCTGAGTCAGCAGACGCCGAATCCAGTCCTACGCCTGAAAACTCTGCCCGCGGAGGTCGGAGATGGGAGGAAACGTTCCTTCGTCAAAAAAACGGCAGCAATCTTCCGGTAGAGATGCTGGAACGAATGGTTCAGTTTCAAGGCCAACGTCAAACTCTTTTCATTGCCCGAGATTTGACGGCAAGAAAGCACATGGAGGAAGAGAAATTTGCCCTTGAACATCAGTTGCGGCAGGTTCAAAAAATGGAAGCTATCGGTCGATTGGCCTCAGGGGTTGCACACGATATGAATAATACGTTAACGGCAATTATGGCCCATGCAAGTTTGTTGAAGATACAGGATAAAGTTGGGACACCCTTGTGGACAGCGAGTGATGTTATCGAAAAAGCCGTTCGTCGGGGAAAGGAATTGACTTCCCAGCTCCTGGGGTATGCCAGGCAGGGCAAGCATCATCATGTAGAAGTGGATACCCATGAAGTGATTCAGGAAGTGATGTGCCTCCTCGGAAGGACGATCCATAAAATGATCACATTTCGAACGGATCTGTCGGCTACAAGGCCTCATGTGGTGGGGGATCCCAATCAGCTCTATCAGATTCTCATGAACTTGGGTGTCAATGCCTGTGATGCTATGGGGGAATGTGGGGAATTGCTCGTGCAGACTTCGAATGAAACGGTAACCCCGGAATATGCCGCACGTGTCCCGGGATTGTGCGCAGGGGATTATGTGTTGATTCGGGTTACGGATACCGGGACGGGAATGTCACTAGAGACTCAACGACATATTTTTGAACCATTTTTTACCACGAAAGAGCAGGGGCGGGGAACTGGAATGGGATTGGCGATGGTGTATGGTATCGTCAAAAATCACCACGGCTATATCGGGGTGACGAGTTCACCTGGGTGTGGAACGACCATGCGGGTCTATCTTCCGGATGTTCGGTGTGCGACTTTCAAGACCAGATCGGATCAGAAAACGGAGCCTTCTCACGGGACCGGGCATATTTTAGTGGTGGATGATGAGAAAGATGTAGGGGAAGCTGCTCAGGCCATACTGGAATACCTCGGCTATCAGGTGACGGTTGTATTGAATGGGAGGGAGGCCGTGGACATTTGTCAGGACTTGATGAATCCTGTGGATGTCGTGCTGTTGGATATGGTGATGCCTGTAATGTCGGGGGCGGCATGTTTTGAAGCATTGCGAAGGATTCGACCAGATCTCAAGGTTATTCTCTGTACGGGCTATGACCGGAACCATGCTGTACAAGATTTATTCAATCAAGGTGTTATTGGGTTTATTCAAAAACCATATGATGTCGACGAATTGGCTCATGCCTGCCAGGTTGTCCTGAAAAAAGGCAATCGGGTCGAACCCTGTGGTACGGGGAAGACGTGTTAA
- a CDS encoding NAD-dependent epimerase/dehydratase family protein: MTTNSSIYFGKRVLVSGGTGMIGIPLVRALLALGAQVTVVSLEQEGYARAVLGPSVAFSRGDLTCYDTCEQAVKGQDYAFNLVGIKGSVGIGVKRAASYFVPMLRYQSNLLEAAFRGGVSRYLFVSSICAYPPATLHVEDNVWNGLPKQNDRYAGIAKRIGELEAETYLQEYHWEAVRVVRPSNVYGPLDDFNPATGQVIPALIRRVLDGESPVRIWGDGSAIRDFIFVEDVVEGILQAMEHAPPCFPINLGSGVPTTIRQLAETIVAESRVSTAIEWDPSKPAGDPVRLLSMERAEATIGFRPKISLREGIRQTIHWYRENRELAHERKNLLSA, encoded by the coding sequence GTGACGACGAATTCCTCCATCTATTTCGGAAAACGGGTTCTGGTTTCTGGAGGCACGGGGATGATTGGGATTCCACTTGTTCGAGCCTTGTTGGCACTGGGGGCTCAGGTGACCGTGGTGTCCTTGGAACAGGAAGGTTATGCGAGAGCCGTGTTAGGCCCTTCAGTTGCGTTCTCCAGAGGCGATCTGACTTGTTATGACACATGCGAACAAGCTGTGAAAGGACAGGATTACGCCTTTAATTTGGTTGGAATCAAAGGGTCCGTCGGTATTGGGGTGAAAAGAGCAGCCAGTTATTTTGTGCCCATGCTTCGATATCAATCAAATTTATTAGAAGCCGCATTTCGAGGAGGAGTCTCGCGGTATCTTTTCGTGAGCAGTATTTGCGCCTATCCACCAGCGACACTTCATGTGGAGGACAATGTCTGGAATGGTCTTCCAAAGCAAAATGACCGGTACGCCGGGATTGCAAAAAGGATCGGCGAACTCGAAGCCGAAACCTATTTGCAGGAATATCATTGGGAGGCTGTCCGAGTGGTCCGGCCCTCAAATGTGTATGGTCCGCTTGATGACTTTAATCCTGCAACGGGACAGGTGATTCCGGCTCTCATTCGGAGAGTGTTGGATGGAGAGTCTCCGGTTCGTATTTGGGGAGATGGATCTGCCATACGGGATTTTATTTTTGTCGAAGATGTGGTTGAGGGGATTTTGCAGGCCATGGAGCATGCTCCGCCATGTTTTCCTATTAATTTGGGAAGTGGCGTTCCGACCACTATCAGGCAATTAGCTGAAACCATTGTGGCCGAAAGTCGGGTCTCCACCGCAATTGAGTGGGATCCTTCAAAGCCGGCCGGCGATCCTGTCCGGTTGTTATCGATGGAACGGGCAGAAGCCACTATTGGATTCCGTCCCAAAATCTCTCTCAGAGAAGGGATTCGTCAAACGATTCACTGGTATAGAGAAAATCGGGAACTTGCCCATGAGCGGAAAAACCTCCTTAGCGCCTAA